The Amblyraja radiata isolate CabotCenter1 chromosome 5, sAmbRad1.1.pri, whole genome shotgun sequence genome includes the window gaccccaatccaggcgatcgacacttgtccaggagatcactcaggtcttactatactaaccatacctaggtccatatccctgccctctccccgtagccccttatccccttggcagctaaaaaaccatctattttagtcttaaatatatttaaagtttctgcttccactgctccctggggcagtgaattccataaattaaccaccctctgggtgaagaagttcttcctcatctcagttttaaaagagcccccccttattctgcaactatgtcccctagttctagtttccccgatcattgggaacatcctcggtgcatccacccgatcaaggcccctcacgatcttatatgtttcaatgagatcgcctctcattcttctaaactccaaagagtagagttccagcctacttaacctttcctcatatgtcaatcccctcattgcaggaattaatcttgtaaaccttcgctgcactgcctccagggctagtacatcctttcttaagtatggaccccagaactgtacacaatattccaaatgtggtctcactaatactgtgtacagctgcagcaagacctccgtgtttttatactcaatccccctagcaataaaggccaaaactccattggccttcctgattgcttgctgcacctgcatactaacttttagtgattcatgtactaatacccctagatccctttgcgttgcattacaacgcagctcctcctcatttagaaaataacttgccctatcattttttttccccaaagtgaatgacttcacatttattagtattaaatttcatctgccaagttgttgcccactcacctagcttatctatatccttttgcagactcttcctatcctcctcatcccctacttttcctcccatttttgtatcgtccgcaaattttgatatattacacttggttccctcctccaaatcatttatataaattgtgaacaactggggtcccagcaccgacccttgcggaaccccgctagttaccggttgccatcccgagtatgaaccatttatccccactctctgcttcctatttgttagccaatcctctacccatgctaatatattacccccaatcccataattttttatttttagcaatagtctcttatgtggcaccttgtcaaaagccttttggaagtccaagtataccacatccaccggttcccctttatccacccgggttgttacttcctcaaagaattcgagcagattcgttaaacaggacttccccttcacaaaaccatgctggttctgtccgatgaagtcatgtttatccaagtgccccgttagtgtttctttaataattgtctctaacattttacccaccaccgatgttagactaaccggtctatagttacccgccttctgtttacttccttttttaaatataggtgttacattggccattttccaatccactgggaccgttcctgcctccagggagttttggaaaattatcaccaatgcatccacaatccccaccgctatctccctcaagacccttggatgtaatccatcaggcccaggggatttatcctccttcagtctcattaatttccctaataccacctccttggtgatcttaatagtatttagctcctccattcctaccgccccctgtttatccagcgttggaatattttttgtgtcttctatggtgaagactgatacaaaatactcgtttaatgcctttgccatttccatgttccccaccaacaactctccagtctcaccctccaaaggaccaacgttcaccttagccaccctttttctttttatatagctataaaaactcttactattagtttttatgttgttcgctaaattcctttcatagtctattttccccgtcttaattaatctcttagttattttttgctgacctttaaatgcttcccaatcctctaccctcccactatctctggctaccttatatgcccttgccttcagccgaatactatcctttatagttttactgagccatggctgactgttcttacccttacccctttttttcttcataggaataaatttttcttgaaggttatacagtatacccttaaacgtacaccactgctcatgtaccgtcttattcttgagtctgctatcccagtcaactttgatcagctcagtcctcataccttcataatccctattgcactttatctgtttatttatgtgtatatatgtgatctatgctatatagacacactgcgctgttctgtatttatgcttacaatattctgttgtgctgcagcaagcaagaatttcattgtcacatctgggacacatgacaataaactctcttgacttgacttgttagaAGCATCCGCAAACCGAGCATTCTAACCTGCTAGGCCAGCATTGCAGCACCCGGCAGTCAGGTTGAACAATTACTGTAAACCTGCCCTGGCCTGAACGCCGGGAAATGAAAGTAAACGCAGCCAGCGGAAGTAGAAATAAAAAGCAATGCACCCATAAGGCGACTTTCGCTCGGTCCTCGGATGGGTAGTCAAACATACTTTACCTTAACGCGTTCGTAGTAACTGCCACTTGCCAACGTTTCAATTGAAGCAAAACAACGTATAGGATCCTCTCTGATGTGCCGCACCAAATGGCCCACTACATCGTTCACCCGCTTCGATGCTTTGGATCGCTCATCCGATCTAATGCGCAGATCTTCAATCACAGCCCGCAGCACTTTGTTCAAATCTCGCTCTCTGCCGACCTCACCGTCTCCAGCGGCAGCTGCTGCCTTGGTCTTCCTGCCACTCGCGTCTTTGTTGGCATTTTTTCCCTTGGCAGGAGGAACAACGCCTTTGGCATGATCCGTGTCCTTGCCAGCAGCAGCCACCCTGGCACCGGTGTCATTGCCGTCAGCAGTGTTGTTGGCATTCTTCCCCTTGACACCAGCAGCAACCATGGTGGCATCTATCCTCTTGTCGCCAGCAGCCCCCCTGGCATTAACTTCCTTCCCACGAGCAGCCTTGGTGGGAATGGCCTCATTGACAACAGTACACCTGCGGATGCCGGTGATCCCGTCACTCCTGTCCCTGTGCCCGGCTCCATCCTTCTCGCCGAGATGTGCGGGGCTGTGGTGGGCATCGTTGAGGTTGCTCCGCGCCTCCGGTCCTCCCCCACGCTGGCCCTTGGGTTTCCCGCCGGCGGTCCTGCCACAGCTGGCGGGCCAAACCGGGGTAGCTCTCGCTGGCAGGTCGCCGGCCCCGACCGCTGCTTTCTTCTTGCTCATCCCACGCTGTGAAAGTGCAGCAACGCTCCCCACCTTCCAGCCCACCCGACCGGCCGGTTCAAAGCAAGTGAtatcctgtaaggcagcaaaagcGATTCCCTCCCCTTATGCCCGCCCCCAACCTGCATCCCCGCCTCCTGTACAAAACCCCGCCCCATCCTAATCCCAGCTCTGACACAACTCCCTCGCGTAGCCCCGATCACATCCACCTGCCTTCGTCCCAATCCAAATCCCTCCCGTTACCGGCCCCCATCTCCCAACCCAATCCCCGCCCGGCccatgtcccactttcctgagctactcacgaattctcccgagttttcccctcgattcaaacttggagaattacggtaatagccagccgtaggtactcggggctattttttttttactcgtggacatttttcaacatgccgaAAAAACGTcccgccttaagggcctgtcccactatacaagtttacccaagagctcttccgagtttaaaaaaaaaaatcaaactcgtggtaatggggctgtcccacttgtacgagccaattcaagagttctcccgagtttccccagaTTCGAACTtgaagaattacggtaatagccactcgtaggtactcggggctttcgtgggcatttttcaacatgttgaaaaatcttcacgagtcttcaggagcttaccgcgtttccccagtctctgccgttagcgttacgagccgctaagagacatcccgagctccgacgtacccgccatgtatattctacgtgcttaccacaagtttgatttttttcaatctcgagagagctcttgaattagctcgtacagtgggacagccccttaagtacgtagaatgtacgtagcgggtacatcggagctcgggacgtctcttaattcaaacggcaggtactcgggaaacgtggtgagctcgtgaagtttttttaaacgtgttgaaaaatgtccacgagagccccgagtacctacgaacagcTATTACCTTAATTCTCCAAGTTGGAatcggggaaactcgggagaactcttgaattacctcgtacagtgggacaggccctttacctgatgccccgagtacctacggctggcattacaagcctctacgaaatatctacggactcctacggacattccACGATTtttaatcaaggggaaaactcgggagaattcgtgagtaactcgggaaagtgggacaggggtgttTACGAGTTGTCTACGTTCACGTGTGTGTGATGTTGTTGCAAGCAGCATCTTGATTGAATCTATACCTCACCTTGGGTACTCGACTTGACCCCGCCTCTACTCATCTCGTAtataataaaacagaaaatgctggaaatactcaacaggtcgggcagcatctgtgggaaggaaaATAGAGGTAATGCTTCAGGTCAAATACCCTTTGTCAGAACTAAGAAGGAGACAaaacaaggcacaaagtgctgccgtaactcagcgagtcaagcagcattgcTGGAAGAAATGAACAGGCCacttttcagatcaggaccctttttcaaactaaATGTAGTGGGGTGTGGGTGGAGAAAGCAGAGAAAAGTGCAGAACAAGGCCTAGCAAttaataggtgaatacaggtggaGGTC containing:
- the cgas gene encoding cyclic GMP-AMP synthase isoform X2; the encoded protein is MSKKKAAVGAGDLPARATPVWPASCGRTAGGKPKGQRGGGPEARSNLNDAHHSPAHLGEKDGAGHRDRSDGITGIRRCTVVNEAIPTKAARGKEVNARGAAGDKRIDATMVAAGVKGKNANNTADGNDTGARVAAAGKDTDHAKGVVPPAKGKNANKDASGRKTKAAAAAGDGEVGRERDLNKVLRAVIEDLRIRSDERSKASKRVNDVVGHLVRHIREDPIRCFASIETLASGSYYERVKIFEPNEFDIMITVPVERVVCQEVNIEGAFYYIEFKRCPHANPLNRFVCDGLLSAEKMLCHLRKLIIDAVKLLPDSKVKVVRKKPGSPAVTLEIGGDGVLISLDMVLALEVKQRWPPSTDTGLKIEEWLGKKVRTDFRRKSFYLVPKQQPLETTEGAQALSKKGNPV